The Fusobacterium polymorphum genome segment GCAAATAATAATAAAGTAAGAAATAGAGTAAAAAATGGTAGAACAGAATATAATATGGAAGATTTTATAAGAAATTTAGAGTTATCATATAATAATAATGTTATAGACAATCCTCTTACAAAAGAAGATTTTGAGATAAATAATTTTAATAATTGGGAAGCTAGAAATGATATAGAAAAATATTTAGAAAAATTATTGTTAGATGAGTTAGGACAATTTACTTCTATCAAAGATTTAGTTAAGATGTTCAAAGTAAGTAAAACTATATGGTATGAAGCATTGGAAGAAGGAAAAATAATGTATTTCACAATTTCAACTAGAAAAATAGTTGTAACTCGCTCATTATTGCCGTTTTTAAGAGAAGCAATGTCAGATCAATACTGAACAATTTTGATAAACAATGTTAAAAAAATAGTCTTTATAACCTTAAATTTCCTTAAATACCATTTATTTTATTGACAAATTTAAAGAAAAAAAGTATACTCTATTTATAAGAATTTTATCAATTTTTACTCAAAAAGTCCAAAGGGGGAAATATGAAAGCAAAGATTTTATTATGCTCAATGTTAATATTGGGATCATTATCTTATGCAGCAGAAGCAACACCAACAGATTCAGTAGCACAAGAGGTAATGAGTGAAGTAAAAAATATTGAAGCAGAATACCAAGCATTAATGCAAAAAGAAGCAGAAAGAAAAGAAGAGTTTAAACAAGAAAAAGAAACTCTTGAAAAAGAAGTACAAGAATTAAAAGAAAGACAACTTGGGAGAGAAGAACTTTATGCTAAATTAAAAGAAGATTCAAAAGTAAGATGGCATAGAGATGAGTACAAGAAGTTGTTAAAAAGATTTGACGAATACTATAACAAACTAGAACAAAAAATTACTGACAAAGAACAACAAATAGCAGAATTAACAAAATTACTAGAAGTATTAAATTAATTGGGAGGAGAATATGAAAAAGTTTTTAAAGACTATTCTATTTTTATGTGCACTATCATCTTTAGCTTATGCAGATGAAGCAGCTCCTGTTGTAGCAGAAGGAACAGCTTCAACAATGAGTGCAGAAGATCAAAAAGAAGCAATGGATATCTT includes the following:
- a CDS encoding adhesion protein FadA — translated: MKAKILLCSMLILGSLSYAAEATPTDSVAQEVMSEVKNIEAEYQALMQKEAERKEEFKQEKETLEKEVQELKERQLGREELYAKLKEDSKVRWHRDEYKKLLKRFDEYYNKLEQKITDKEQQIAELTKLLEVLN